The following coding sequences lie in one Sedimentibacter sp. MB35-C1 genomic window:
- the glsA gene encoding glutaminase A produces MEDIFRDIIKNNIGYTWRGKVATYIPELAKANPGDLGVCLVTLDGREYSAGDYSKKFTMQSISKVLTFILSLMDNGEKKVFEKVGMEPTGESFNSIVDLELKNIHKPYNPMINAGAIATTSLLAGTSVEEKTERILDLARKLANNPEIQINNSVYLSEKLTGDRNRSIAYFMKSFNIIDGSVEEILDVYFKQCSIEVNCRDIADMGSVLANDGVSPKTGKSIVPKHICRIAKTIMSTCGLYDASGEFAVHIGIPAKSGVGGGIMGAVPKRMGIGVYGPALDEKGNSIAGIQILKELSDKLDLQIY; encoded by the coding sequence ATGGAGGATATTTTCAGAGATATAATTAAAAATAATATCGGATACACATGGCGAGGAAAAGTTGCCACTTATATTCCTGAACTGGCAAAAGCAAATCCCGGAGACCTTGGGGTATGTTTGGTTACATTGGACGGACGTGAATATTCCGCGGGAGATTACAGCAAAAAGTTTACCATGCAGAGTATTTCAAAAGTTTTGACTTTCATTCTTTCTTTGATGGACAACGGAGAAAAAAAAGTATTTGAAAAAGTTGGTATGGAGCCTACGGGAGAAAGCTTCAACTCCATAGTAGATCTGGAATTAAAAAACATACACAAACCGTACAATCCCATGATAAATGCGGGAGCTATAGCAACAACCTCACTTCTTGCAGGAACCTCCGTAGAAGAAAAAACAGAAAGAATACTGGATTTAGCGAGAAAACTTGCAAATAATCCTGAAATTCAAATAAATAACAGTGTTTATTTGTCTGAAAAGCTGACTGGAGACAGGAATCGTTCAATCGCTTACTTCATGAAAAGCTTTAATATTATAGATGGTTCAGTTGAAGAAATATTAGATGTATATTTCAAGCAATGCTCAATAGAAGTAAATTGCCGCGATATTGCCGACATGGGCTCCGTGCTGGCTAACGACGGCGTATCTCCAAAAACAGGCAAATCAATAGTTCCTAAGCATATTTGTCGAATAGCAAAGACTATTATGTCAACATGTGGATTATACGATGCTTCCGGCGAGTTCGCCGTACATATAGGCATTCCGGCAAAATCAGGAGTAGGCGGTGGAATTATGGGAGCCGTTCCAAAAAGAATGGGTATTGGTGTATACGGGCCCGCGCTGGATGAAAAAGGAAATTCCATAGCCGGAATTCAAATACTAAAGGAACTTTCAGATAAACTTGATTTGCAAATATATTAA